From the genome of Phoenix dactylifera cultivar Barhee BC4 chromosome 5, palm_55x_up_171113_PBpolish2nd_filt_p, whole genome shotgun sequence:
TCTGTCTGAAACATCATCTATTCCAATGTTGATGGAGAACATTGCAACCAACATTCTGATGTCACTTGGTTCTGGTTTCAGCAGTTTCATACTGGTAAGTGCCTTTTCTGCTTTGAAGCTCTATATTTAACATATGACACGAAAAGAGCACATAGATTCTGTCTTTTTTATTACATGTGTGGTATCCCAGCTTTGTTATGTTGGCCCATTAGACCTCAGAAAGCTAATAAACAGTCTTTCAGGTTGACAAAATCTTGTGGAACAATCTTACCAATAAACCCAATGGCAGATCACCAAAAGTCTAGAAAATGCTCACAAAACTACAAAAGATAAAGCAGTCACATATCATATTTATAGGAATTTGTGCTTTTGTATTGTTTATCATAACTATTACTGTCTAATTTAGAATTGTAACACCTCTAGCAAACTTCAGGATGCTTTTTAAGAGATTATACTGTATAACTTGTTTCTATATACTTCTTTGGTTTTTGATCGCTGAGTTGCCAGTACATGGTGTTTGACTGAACTTTACATCACAGCTTGCTCAAAAAGCTATAGTCTGTGGATGAGTTGTCCCAGCCGAGACATCTTTAGCTTACTCTGCAGGTAATTGTTTCCTATGTGCTTAGCTTGTTGAAACTCCCAAGCTTTTCTTATGATACGATCATTAAGCTATATCTAAATCTTTTGCTGCTTCAAGTTATATCTATGTATTTAATGACATAtacaatttgcatgtttcatctTCCAGATTTTTGATGGAGAAAGCAACTGCCTTGCAGCCATAATGGACTCATCTGATGCACTTTATGCAGCAGCTGCTAGCCAGCATATGAATTTACAGTTATTTTCCTCATATATTCTGGTGTCAACTGATGAAATTGTTCTAAACTGCATTAGAAATATAACTAAGTTGAGTGTCTCTAACCTGCAATGCCTGTTTCAGAAACTCTTGGTGAATCATTTCTTACAAGGTTTCCTTATATAAATCCCCTCTCAGCTCATGCTATACTTTCATCTGGTAGTGTCTTTGTTGAGTTTCTGGAGCGGTCGCACATGCGCAGAATTTGAGCTAAGGTTTGCCATACCAGTCAGTATCGTACCATACCAGCATACCATACTAGGTGGACCATACCAGACGTCCCACACTATACTAGAACTGGTATTGAACTGGTATGCAGtctcgtaccgtaccgacactcgataCGCCTTGCCGTCTCGTACCATACCGATCCTCGGTATGCCTTGTTGTCTCATACCATACTGCATAGCGATACTGTAATAGATGGTATGAGTATGGGGTTCGGTACCGAGATGGCGAGCCTTGATTTGAGCTATTTCAAATTATCCTGTATCTGATGAAAGCATCTCTAGTCAGTGCTCTATGTAGATACAGGGAGAGGGGGGAATCTATATCCATAATGATAGAAAGTTCCTCCTATTCAGATAGTAGTAGCAGACCATTGCAGTCACCAAGAAAAAGACGGAGGAATGCCTTTCGAGCCTTTGTCATGCCTATCAAGGATCCCTTCTCTGCTGAGCCACTAAATGAAGAGATGGAGCTGCCTTAAGCTTTCCAGCCATATCAGTTGAGAAATTTTTTCAACATCCAGATTAAATTGTAAAAGACTGAGGGCCATAGGTAAATGGGGAGTGAATACCTCAATAATAAGTAATCATTGATAGAGATGATTATGAGCCTCTCAATGAAGATTTCGGTGATGAAATCAATGATTATAGTTACACTTTGGCTGAAAAGTTTATTCCCAAGTCAAAAATGTCAAGCTTCTTAAGGATatgagaactgaaaattgagCCAAGAGTCAGAAGTTTTGTTCCTACCAGCAGAGAAGTGTTTAACACCAACAGTCATTGTACCTTCCCAACCTCTGTAGACTTCAACCatgatttaaaatatatttatatacttCTTTAAAGGATAAAAATCTAATTCTGAATGAtgaaatcaacaaaaaaaatacagcCATAGACTTCAGCAAAGTTGATCTACTTGTCAGAGAGcaagaatattagaaagaggATTTTGTGCAGGACTGCACAAGAAATCTTCTTTGTTTATCAACTCAAGAAAGATTGACACCCCTTTAAGGTGAGAATCCATACTCAAGTGCAAATCAATCATCCAGGCTGCAACAAGGCCCTGGATGGACAATTGATCTCCTGCGTGGAGTCAGAAGAGCAGAAAGCATCAGCAAACCTTGTCATGCAATACATGTTTCAATTGTACTAGGAGTTCAAATTAAATATACAccttcaaaaagtcaaatcccCTCTATCATTGACAGTTACAGATATCAAGGAGGTTCCCAAACAAAGAAAACTGCCAAGCAGAAGTGGAGGAAGGATATTAAAGTACAGACAAGTTCAAATAGTGAGGAAAAGAGTAAGTCATCCCTCATAATTCCAACATGGACCCTCATTGACAAGAGAGCAAGACAGGTATATATTCGTGTTACCCTAACTGGTTTTGATATTGTTGGTTGATAATTTGTATGGTGTGAATAATGTTATTTGATAAAAATGCTACAGCATCTGTCTTTCATGAGAAATGGAAATGAGAAACAAAGCAAACTGGTCTGGAGAAACAGAAACAACCCTGCTACAGATTGTAACTACAGGAACGATAGCAAGAGGAAGGTCAATTGAGTGTTCTCTGGCATACTGATGCAGTTATCAATGTACTTTTAATAGATGTTGCTAGTTTCTGTCATTTTAGCTACTGTAGTGCAAGAGTAAGGTCCTATGTGTAAAACTGTAAATGATCTGTAATTGTTTGTAAGTTCCTTTTATGGGACGTGAAGTTCTCTGGTGATGGTTGTGTCTGATTAACACTTAATATGCAACCGGGAAAGCCAAAGTTGACCCAAAAAGGAAAATAAGTCAGATGAAATATTTTGGCTTATTATTATATGTAGATATTGTCTACCACCAAATTTGTAAAATGTTGATATTCAGGCTTGCACTTAAAGTGAAACCTTGAAAGAAGAACACAATATCATACATTTCTTTTAAGCACTCCAACATCAGTGTAGGACTTTGTATGCCACTCAATCAAATTTAACTGGAACTTGTACATTTTCCAACATAAAAAGCATATATAACATCCAAATggaaaaaagaatatatatggATGTACACGCTATACATCTCCTGACAAGCCCTAATTGCCTTGCAAGTCCTGGATCTGCCATCTGGTGCATGCAGTTGCTTGCCTATACAGGAAACACAATCTCAAGTAAACTAAATTGTACAACACTAATTCTTCAAAGCGTTTTTTAGAGTCCGGATTGTTTTCACAAGCTGGTGCCTTTCACCTTCTACTTCTGCGAACTTGAGACTTATTTCAGAATATCTTTCTTGCATTTCTTTTAGCTCAGCTTCCATTGACCAATTTCGTTTTTTCAGTGCTGCCATTTCACTTAATGTCTCGGCTATCTTGTGTTGATCACAGCTACAAGAAACAAAGCTTCCTCCTTTCTCAGAATTAGCTCCATTGTTGCTGCAGAAATGTTGAAAATTTGTGAGGACAGTATGAAAACTTCTTCAGTTCTTATTCAAGgtcctttcaaaagcattttatGTAAAATACCAGCAAATATTGACCATAATTTACCTTATGACTGGTTCTTTACTAGCACCATTTATTTCATGTCTACATTTTTTATCTCCCATCCTGGGGTATCGATCATGATGCTCACTGTTTTTGATATTGTCAGTGCTGACAAACTTCAAGTTCTTACCGTAATCCTTTCTGTTCTGCATAATGCAATCAACCCATGATTAGTACTTAAAGAGTTAAAGAAAGCATAGTTTTATAGTTCATTGACTTAGATTTTGTCTAGAGTATACTAAAGTGAGATACCTGTACTTGGGCAATGTTGAAACTTTCAATATTTGTTGGTATGACCTCATCTTCAAGCACATTTCCTGTCTGTTTGTTAGAGAGATAGCCCTAACATCAATCAAGTATGCATTAGGAACTTGAAACCAGCAAATTAAAGATTTCTATTTGGAATCCAATGAGCTATATATTTTCAAATGAGTTTACTTACAAAGTTGTAGACATGCTTTGTTTGTTGAAATTAGATACTGTTTTAATTTTCATATAATGTCAGGCTATATGTAAAGAATAACATCTGCATCTTCATGCCTATTGATAATTCTTGTGAGGGGGAAAAGAAACCCTGGACATTGAGAGGATTCCATGCAATTTTCTTTGAAGCAGTTTTGGATATTGATTCTTGACaagaattttttccttttttgagaAACAATTCTTATGGAGTACCATGCAAGTGCCAAACTTTTGGCTAATTTTAATATTATGTAGACTACAACTAAAAAAGACAGGTAGAATATAGAAGTGTGTTTGTGAATGCATtaatatgcatgcatatgtCTGTGTGTATTGTGTGTGGCTATGCATGTGCATGCTTTGATGCATCTTTGTGTGCTTGCAGAAGAAGCTAAGATTGCTAGCAGCTTCTTTAGAGCCATGAGCTGCTAGACCAGATCATTAAGCCATGTTCATTACAATTGCATTTGTTGCCACATTGCTGACCTCAAGTTTTCTCTCCATACTGGTGATCATGTCCTCCTTCTTCTGAAGGTCACTCCTTAAGTCAGAAACTTGTTTCATCAGGTTCTCTTTTTCCAGGAGATCTTCAGACAAGGAAATTTTCAAATCACTGATTTGTACTTTAAGGATTTTTGCCTCTGAATTTAGCATTCTAATCATTGTCTCTTTTTGATCCTTTACATGCCTCAGTTCATTCGATTCTGCCAGTGATCTATTTACTTCCTCCTTCAATGATGTGATTTCTCTCGCAAGCAGATCTCGTTCCAAATTTTTGTCTTGCAACAGCTTCTCATTTACTTTAGTTGAAGTCTTCAATAGTTCCATCCCGGCTACCAATTTTTCTTTCTGTTCTATCTGTTCAGCAAGAAGATTTTTCTCCCTTTTAAGCTCTTCAATCTCAGCTCTGAGTAACAGCATTTCTTCTGATGAAGCTTTTGTCCTTGCTTCATCATATTTCTtttgcttctcaagctcctcacgtTTATCTTTGAGTTCCATGAGTTGCCTATCCGTTTCCTTTGATTTGAAACCTATCAGGTTTAGTAGCTGTTGCGTTTTAACACAGTACTGGCCTTTTACTGATACAAGCTCTTCGCTAGTTCTCTGTAACAGTTCTTCCATATGGCTTTTTTGCAAACGCAGTTCACTAGCTTCATCTAGTCTTTGCATGACTAATTTCTCATTTGCATGAAATGTGGATATCATTTGTTCAGAAAGCCTTCTAAATTCCTCTTGGAGCTGTTCAGCAGTGCTAGCAGTGTTCCATCTTGTCTCCCTCAATGTCTCTTCTGCTTTTATGGCTCTTTTCTCTTGCTCTACCTTGGCTAGTGTTAGAGTTGCTATATCTGCTTCAAATGCTTCAGCCTGACTCTGAAGTTCTTTCTCCAAACTCTCTACATGGGTTTCAAGGTCGTTGATTGTGGCTAAGTGTACTGAACATTCGTACTGCATCCTGAGTTGTTCTCGCAGCTGTGTTTGCTCCAGCTTTGAAGATATATCATGGTTTTCCTGTTTCAAAATTTCATACTCCAGAGCGAGCTGTTCCATTTGTATTTCTAAGTCTTCACGATCTTTCTTGTACAACTCTACTTCACTGTTAAGATCTTTGATCTTCTTTTCCAGTGAAAATGCCACTTTCATATCATCACCCTCCTTTACTAATGCATCCAATGCATATTGCTTTTCGCTATCATGTTCAGAAGTTTTTTTGAGTATCTCTTGTCTATATTCGGAATTCTGCAGATGCGAGAATTTGTTTCCAAATTCCAATTTTTGGAAATGCCCATTGATTTCCTCCTTGATATCCACTTTGCTGCATTTGTTGGAGGAGATTTCCCTGTTTTTATGTTCCAACAGTTCATCCAGATCTCTGACAGCGAGTAGCAGCTCAGAGTTGGCTTCTTGTGTCTTCTGCAGTTGCAACCGGAGATTTGCATTCATATTATTCTCATAATTCAGCTCTTTCTTAATTTCTTCAAGCATCGAACATGGATCTTCTCCATCGGGCTGTAacttatttataaaatttttatcaTCGTTCATTCTTTTCTGGGAGAGCTTGAGTTCCTCACATTCCCTTCTGAGTGCATCTCTTTCCTCTTTTAGGCTACTTATTTCTGTTGAAAGATCTTGTCCTCGTCTGTTCTCCTTAACAATTTGCTTTCTGAGAGTCTGCAGTTCCAGGTCTGATACTTCTACCTTTCTTGTCAAAGAAACAATATCATTTCTtagtttctcaagggtttcatCTGGGTCCTGCAATCTCTCTCTCATCCCAGCCTCTTCTGAATTGTTTGTTGACCCATCAGTGCTTCTATCAGGAGCTGAACTTCCAGACCAGTCACTCGAACTGGTCATCAGCTTTTGAGGAGTATCACTGTTGCTGAGAAGTGACAGCAAGCCAGGTGAGTCCTGATGGATGTTCTTATGATTGAATCCATTTTCTTTTGCTGTATATACTGAACTAGTATCTGAGCCTAATGCTGATACAGCATCAAAGCTGTGAGATTTTCTGAGGTTGTCATTCGAATCATCAGGAAGGGGCAAGTTTCTGCTAGATGAAAATTTTAGTTGTCCTTGGCTGTCTATTATCGAGGTGTCCTGGAAAGGTGAAAAcagaaatttcagaatttcactGAGCGCTGCATGCAAAAATGATGATAAAACTGAATAAACTATATTCCATCTTTCAATCTAAGCATTCTCTTGAACCTGAGAACTATATGCCTCATTTTCTATCTACTGCTTGAATTGTGTTGACTCAAGGAAGTTCAAAGAATGAAGCCATTTTTATTGAATGCAGTAAGATTGGGGACTATAATACATTTTCAAATGTAACATTTAATTTTTCACTTGACCATCATATATTCTGTTTCATGACTAAACTAATACAGGCTCAGATTTTACAAAATATATGCACAGCAGAAGGTGGTGAGATATACTTCACAGCTGACTGTGGATCATGAAGTTAAATTTTCATCATAGATAGATGTCAATGATACATACAAGCTTGCATttttcttctaccttcaacaGTGAATTTATGCATTACTAAACATATTTATCTTATTGAAGCATTTAGCATCATCAGTCTTTACTTGTTAAGTTAGTGATTTGATATACTCAAAAGATTCATATACTCAAATAGATTTGGCCCTACTTCCACAGAGTTGATGCTGTTTGTGCCTTCGATAGCTTTGGAGACTTCCTCTTCATCGCACCTGCTTAACTCGCTCAGCAATGTTCTTTGTTGCTGTCTGACTGTTGTATCTCCACTTTCACTAGTTTCTCTAAATAATCCGGGAAATGACCATAAAACCAACCAACCGATAAGCAAAAATCCCTTAAAACAGGAAAAGTAAATCTCTGATACACTAATTTATGAGCAGTCAGACTGTTACCTTCCCTCACCATCACCCTGCAATCTGTGCACCGTAACCTGTCATTTGAGTAATAAACCAATATCAGAAATTGTATAATTAACAGCCAAATCTACCTTCCCTCACCATCACCCTTcccactcctttttttttattattgataGTGGGGTTGGGGGCAATGTGATAGGATTTAAAACATATCGCTACGAAAATAAATATTGGGCAGTCTTACAGTTTGATCAGTTATTTATATCAGGCCATAATCTGGTGGAAGCTTGTGATATCTAGGAAAATGCAGTACCAGATAACAAATGAGAAATGAATGCAATGAACTCAAAAATTGGGAATGCTGGGAATGCTGACATGCAATATAGCTCCTGCGTCCGATGCCTTCAGAGGGAGAGAAACAGAGGAGGGCTTAAACACTTCAGCATAATCTGCCATATTAATGGTGACTTCTCCCAGGACTTCAGCTTTGGTTGATCCCTGTAAGGCCTTAAGAAATCAATGACATTTGTAAGAACTGTACTATAGCAATCAGAAGGATCCTTCATACCATTGTTGAGACAAGAAATCGGTATACTTTCTCATTGATCCTTCCAGTTTTTGGATCGCGGACTAATCTCACAGTTTCATAGATTGGATTTGCCCAGCGACAGGTCCCGTCGGTCGCCGCAACCTTCTCTGATTTCGCAGTTGGTCTTCCAGTATCTACAGGAACCAAGGTTACCATGATCATCTCCCATCCAGCCCGCGGTACCTAAAGAGATCAACAGAACATAAACCAGAAGAGATTCATGTAGATCCTTGATCTCAAAATACATCTTTGAATCATAAAGAATCATATCTCAGCCAAATTCTGGCAGTAAAAAGGAAATATAAAACTAGTCCATTTAGAAGTGTACATTTCTGGCATCAGTGAGACTTGACtaagatttagaaattaaacaTTGATGATTGGAATACCT
Proteins encoded in this window:
- the LOC103710301 gene encoding interaptin-like, with amino-acid sequence MFKVARWRSEKNKIKAVFKFQFQATQVPRAGWEMIMVTLVPVDTGRPTAKSEKVAATDGTCRWANPIYETVRLVRDPKTGRINEKVYRFLVSTMGSTKAEVLGEVTINMADYAEVFKPSSVSLPLKASDAGAILHVSIPSIPNFWSGKGDGEGRETSESGDTTVRQQQRTLLSELSRCDEEEVSKAIEGTNSINSVEDTSIIDSQGQLKFSSSRNLPLPDDSNDNLRKSHSFDAVSALGSDTSSVYTAKENGFNHKNIHQDSPGLLSLLSNSDTPQKLMTSSSDWSGSSAPDRSTDGSTNNSEEAGMRERLQDPDETLEKLRNDIVSLTRKVEVSDLELQTLRKQIVKENRRGQDLSTEISSLKEERDALRRECEELKLSQKRMNDDKNFINKLQPDGEDPCSMLEEIKKELNYENNMNANLRLQLQKTQEANSELLLAVRDLDELLEHKNREISSNKCSKVDIKEEINGHFQKLEFGNKFSHLQNSEYRQEILKKTSEHDSEKQYALDALVKEGDDMKVAFSLEKKIKDLNSEVELYKKDREDLEIQMEQLALEYEILKQENHDISSKLEQTQLREQLRMQYECSVHLATINDLETHVESLEKELQSQAEAFEADIATLTLAKVEQEKRAIKAEETLRETRWNTASTAEQLQEEFRRLSEQMISTFHANEKLVMQRLDEASELRLQKSHMEELLQRTSEELVSVKGQYCVKTQQLLNLIGFKSKETDRQLMELKDKREELEKQKKYDEARTKASSEEMLLLRAEIEELKREKNLLAEQIEQKEKLVAGMELLKTSTKVNEKLLQDKNLERDLLAREITSLKEEVNRSLAESNELRHVKDQKETMIRMLNSEAKILKVQISDLKISLSEDLLEKENLMKQVSDLRSDLQKKEDMITSMERKLEGYLSNKQTGNVLEDEVIPTNIESFNIAQVQNRKDYGKNLKFVSTDNIKNSEHHDRYPRMGDKKCRHEINGASKEPVISNNGANSEKGGSFVSCSCDQHKIAETLSEMAALKKRNWSMEAELKEMQERYSEISLKFAEVEGERHQLVKTIRTLKNALKN